Genomic segment of Fibrobacter sp. UWH6:
CTTTGCAGTCATCACAAGCTTATTGCCGTTCATACGAGCGTTCATGCTCACGTTAGCCATGGTCTTAGGAGTGATACCTTCAATCATGGACAGGTTGCCAGCACCGATATTGATCATGATTGTTTCGTCAATAGCTTCATAAGTTTCAGCTTCGGGGGCAACAGCGTGAATGGTAATGGTAGCATCGACGTTACCAGCCACCAGCATTTCACCGTCCTGAGTTGCATAACCTTCCGGAGTAATGGTATAGGTCACAGGAACCTTATGAGCTTCAACAGTAAACACCTGAGTCGTGGAACCCAATGCAACAGTCTGGTTCTTGAAATACTTGGTATTCAGGGAGTTCACATTCTTTGCATAGGTAAAGGTCACGGTAGTATCAAGAGCGCGATAACCGGGAACAGCAGCTGCAGTAGCGCGGATATGGGCAACACCGACACTCTTGAAGGAAGCGATCCAGACCTGCTGATTCTTGTAGGAATAGCAGTTTGCAGAAGTACAGGTCATCTTCTCAACAGAAACCACATCCGGATTGTCAGAGGTGTAAGTAATGGGGCTACCTTCGATAGTAACAGTTTCGTTCATCTTCTGCTGCATCTTGGAATCACCGGAGAAGTTCTGGCAACCGCTACCACTCAGACGGCAGGTCACATTGGGCTGGGTAAAGGTCTGGTTCGGCATAGCGGTAATGTTCACCACAGTCTGAGAACCGTCGTTACCAGTCATAATTGCCACACCGGCACCATGAATCTTGATGGAACCAGCTTCGATAGTAGCAACAGATTCATCGCTAGAAGTATAAGTACAGGAAGCGCTAGCCTTGCCTTCAATGGAAGTTTCCATTTCAGAAGCAGAAGCGTGAGCGAAGGCGCAAGCACCAGTGTGCTTACCGGCAGTAATAGAGTCTGCCCAGGTGCCTGCTCTAGACTTAGAGGTAAGATAGTTCTTGACGATAGTGCCAGAAGTGGTGTAGCTAGCTTCATTCAAGGCAGCCTTGGAATTCAACACGGTGCTACCCTTGAACATGGCAGAAGCTTCAGGCTTATTGCCGACAGTTTCGTGACGCAGAGACCAGTTACAGTTGGAAATACCCTTACCATCCAGGTAGTCCAGCCATTCCTTAGAGCTGCCTTCGCTAATGCTACCGGCACCAGAAGCTTCGGTAGTACCCCATTCGGTAACAAACACGGCATTGTTGCTCAAGCAACCTTCAATGGCATTCTTGAAAGCCCCCAAGGTATGTGTTGCTGCGTAGAAATGGAACACGTAGCCTACGTTGGTCTGGTTAACGCCACCGCAGCTACCCATCTGGGAGTAGAAGGGGGTGCCCACCAGGGCCAGGTTCGGGGAGCCATTTGTACGGATGGCGCTGATAACGGTGTTTGCATAGGAAGCAATTTCACCCATGCCATCATTAACAGGTTCGTTGAACACTTCCCAGATGATATTGGGAACGTTGGCATACTTTGCAGCCATACGGCCAAAGAAATCCGTTGCCAAAGCCTGTTCGCTTCTTGCGCGATGGCTATGCCAGTCAACGATGATGTAGATATCGTTTTCAATGGCGACCTTCACCATGTTGTCCAGCTTAGCTTCCAAGCCAGACGGATTGCTCTTATAGGATGCGGCAACCTTTTCGTCGCTATTGTTACTGCAGTCGCTTTCCTTATAGCAATCAATTGCCATGGCAAAACGGAAAACATCGATGCCAAGCTTTTCGGCAGCCCAGCTGATCACTTCGGAATTGTAATAGGGGGAGCCGGTAGCATCGGACCAGAACAGGCTCATACCGCGGAGGGTCACCTGCTTTCCGCTGGAAATGCTAACAACCTTGCTACCACTGGTACCCAAAGCACCATAGGCAGAAACGGGACCGACACGGAGCGGCTTAACTCCATCGTAGACTCCTGCAGCAAAGGAAACTGCGCAGGACAAAAGTAGTGTCGACAATAACTTTTTCATACTAAAAACTCTCCGGCTAAAATATTTACCATCCCAATAGTAAAGTTAATTTACTATGCCTAGTTTTATAACCCTTGAACTAGCTATTTTTTGTTTACATAGGTAGACAAAAAGCCCGCCAGAGGCGGGCCTGTGATATTCTGCACGTTTTAGACTACGTTTCGTTTACAATAGTTTACCACATTGACAGTCAACTACTTAACAAAACCGCCATTCAGCAACGTTGCAAACAAGTTCATCAAGATTTCCTTGAAGTAAGTACCAGTGTATCCCACCGGATTGTAGCCTGCCATTTCGTTGTTGAATCTAGCGTAGCAAGCATCCAGCCAGGGCTGATTTACACCCATACCCATCAAGCAGTAAGCACCGATAAAGTGGGTACCCTTAATAGAACTGGTAGAAAGTTCGCCAGTAAGATAGTTATAGGAGTAATCAGAAAGGGCGTTAGGATCGCCTGCAGTTGCAGTAGAGATGAAGGTAGACATCTTGGTCAAGATAGTCTGCGCTTCTGCACTCTGATTCCAGTAGTAATCCCAGGCAATACGCCAGGGAATACGCACAGATTCCTTATCGAACAGCATATAGGACTTGGCGGCAGATCCATTCTTCGGGTCAGTAGCTTCTGCGGCTGCGTTAGACCAATCCGGGAACAGAGGGATAGCGCCCTTATCCTGAACATCCATCATGTACTTGTAGTTTGCAGCCAGGATGTCCAACCATTTACCTTCGGGCTGAACGGCATCAAACAGGCGGATTGCAGCCGGGGAAAGGTAGCTCAGGTTATAGACGTCCTTGTTTGCCCAGGTGTCACCCGGACGGATCAACAGATTTTCGGGATTGATACCCTTGAGCTTAACGGCATCCAGCAAGACAAGAGCGTCAGCCAGATAGTATCCACCGCCCCACTTGCTTTCTGCAAGAATCAGAGAGGTAGCCACATCAAGGTCAGCATCCAGAGCGGCAGAGTTAGAAACGGTATTGCTGAAAGACTGCAGTTCCCAGGGCATCAAGCCAGCGGTATTGTAGTCACGGGCCACCACGTTGTAAGCCCACAGAGCGTTGTACAGGTCCTTATCGTTGTGAAGGACAGCGAGCAACATACCATAGCCGATACCTTCAGAAACGGTACAACCCAACTTACGACGGAGAGCCACCGTAAAGTTCACGCCATTCCAAGATTGCATATCGGTAAGTTCGCACTGTTCGCCCGTACCGCCATCCCAAATCACTCGGGCCGGATTCGGATGAGGGGCACCCATCTTGGCAGTCATAATATACTGTCCCTGGGAACCGGTGAACATTTCGTAGTTGAGGGTAGAACCACCGGCAACTTCATCATTAAGATAAATAATCCAGCGCTTTTTCCAAGTTTCGTAGAACGCGTCGGAAACTGCGGGAGATGCTCCTGCAGGCAGTGCGACAGTAGAAACAGCAGCTGCGGCAGAAGATGCGGGCTGTTCTGGAGAGGACTCGCCACCTTCATTGCCTCCAACGGGAGAGCTAGTGGGGTCCATAGAACCCTGAGAGTCAGAAGAAACAATAACAGACGGATCATCCGGATTGACAACAGGATCGGAACCGGCAGAGGAATCATCACCACAAGCATATAAAGCAAAAGCTATAGGCAATGCAAGGAAAGCTTTCGAAATATTCATGAGCACCTCATTTTTTGAGTAGTCCTAATATATAATAAAAAGGGGAATTCCGTCAAGCGAAATTCCCCTTTTCTAGAATCTTGTGAGTTAAATTACTTCACGAGGATCTTCTGGTTCATGACAGCGGACTTGCCAGCAGCGCGAACCATATAGACACCAGCCTGAACCTTGGAGAGGTCCATGGTCTTCACGGAGGAAGCGGTCATAACAACCTGACCCTGGAGGTTAACGATTTCAGCCTTAGCAACGGTCACACCGAAGGAGAGGGTGCGGCCAGCGAGGGTTGCCTTAACTG
This window contains:
- a CDS encoding cellulase family glycosylhydrolase; this translates as MKKLLSTLLLSCAVSFAAGVYDGVKPLRVGPVSAYGALGTSGSKVVSISSGKQVTLRGMSLFWSDATGSPYYNSEVISWAAEKLGIDVFRFAMAIDCYKESDCSNNSDEKVAASYKSNPSGLEAKLDNMVKVAIENDIYIIVDWHSHRARSEQALATDFFGRMAAKYANVPNIIWEVFNEPVNDGMGEIASYANTVISAIRTNGSPNLALVGTPFYSQMGSCGGVNQTNVGYVFHFYAATHTLGAFKNAIEGCLSNNAVFVTEWGTTEASGAGSISEGSSKEWLDYLDGKGISNCNWSLRHETVGNKPEASAMFKGSTVLNSKAALNEASYTTSGTIVKNYLTSKSRAGTWADSITAGKHTGACAFAHASASEMETSIEGKASASCTYTSSDESVATIEAGSIKIHGAGVAIMTGNDGSQTVVNITAMPNQTFTQPNVTCRLSGSGCQNFSGDSKMQQKMNETVTIEGSPITYTSDNPDVVSVEKMTCTSANCYSYKNQQVWIASFKSVGVAHIRATAAAVPGYRALDTTVTFTYAKNVNSLNTKYFKNQTVALGSTTQVFTVEAHKVPVTYTITPEGYATQDGEMLVAGNVDATITIHAVAPEAETYEAIDETIMINIGAGNLSMIEGITPKTMANVSMNARMNGNKLVMTAKHSGFVTVQVVDMAGRTVKNVVKYVSAGSNVMDLGEVAHGNYFVNVKQSSMVKTIPWSNK
- a CDS encoding glycosyl hydrolase family 8 translates to MNISKAFLALPIAFALYACGDDSSAGSDPVVNPDDPSVIVSSDSQGSMDPTSSPVGGNEGGESSPEQPASSAAAAVSTVALPAGASPAVSDAFYETWKKRWIIYLNDEVAGGSTLNYEMFTGSQGQYIMTAKMGAPHPNPARVIWDGGTGEQCELTDMQSWNGVNFTVALRRKLGCTVSEGIGYGMLLAVLHNDKDLYNALWAYNVVARDYNTAGLMPWELQSFSNTVSNSAALDADLDVATSLILAESKWGGGYYLADALVLLDAVKLKGINPENLLIRPGDTWANKDVYNLSYLSPAAIRLFDAVQPEGKWLDILAANYKYMMDVQDKGAIPLFPDWSNAAAEATDPKNGSAAKSYMLFDKESVRIPWRIAWDYYWNQSAEAQTILTKMSTFISTATAGDPNALSDYSYNYLTGELSTSSIKGTHFIGAYCLMGMGVNQPWLDACYARFNNEMAGYNPVGYTGTYFKEILMNLFATLLNGGFVK